Proteins encoded in a region of the Antedon mediterranea chromosome 2, ecAntMedi1.1, whole genome shotgun sequence genome:
- the LOC140039348 gene encoding uncharacterized protein, with product MADVPEARLRIGKTSFFSTGIDCFGPMLIKIKRSQEKRWGVIFKCLTRRLEIVSGMDTFLLALRRFIVRRGTPKEILADCGTNFKGAERELNEAFNNMGVELRERLAKQPIEFKFNPPGAP from the coding sequence ATGGCAGATGTCCCAGAAGCAAGATTAAGAATTGGAAAAACCTCTTTTTTCTCTACAGGAATAGACTGCTTTGGACCAATGCTAATAAAAATTAAACGATCACAAGAAAAAAGATGGGGAGTGATTTTTAAATGCCTAACAAGGCGATTAGAAATAGTTAGTGGAATGGACACTTTTTTGTTAGCGTTGAGAAGATTCATTGTAAGACGTGGAACTCCAAAAGAAATCCTTGCGGATTGCGGAACTAATTTCAAAGGTGCCGAGAGAGAGCTGAATGAAGCGTTTAATAATATGGGAGTTGAACTGCGAGAACGGCTTGCTAAACAACCGATTGAATTTAAATTCAATCCACCAGGTGCTCCTTAA